TTTTTGGCAATATTCCAAAGTGTGTCTCCATTCTTTGTAATATATACCACCATTCCCGGTTTCCTGCCTGCTTCATCCTTAGCCTCTACAAAGCAAACATTTTGAATGACCTCATATTTATCCTGACCATATACGGAGGAGGAAATAAATAGGTTGGCGTTGACTTCAATTTGTTTTGCGTTAATTCGGTCAAACCACAATTCTTTGATGGCAATCTCGCTGTTTGCTTTCGTATCGCCCCGTCCCATTGGAATTTCCATGGCTCCCCTGAAAGGAACTTCCTTATTCAATCTGAACGCTGCCTTCTTTTCATCCTCGAGATAACGAGCTCACCGCTGAATCCTGCACCTCTTTATTGAGCGGGTGGAGATCGGTGAACGAGAAGCAAAATGGTCTCACACCGCCCCGCAGGAAATCAATATCTACTACCGGGACATTGGCTTAATGGACAGCGTAACTGAACAGCAAACAGAGCAAAAAACACAGAGTGATTCACCAGAGGTCGCATAAAACGGCAATCGGCAGACAGCGGAAACCCACTGCCTGCCGATATACATACCGCCCCACTTCACCACGGCTTGGAGAATGTCCCTATTACACCGTGGGGAACGGGGTCGTTTTTTTCTTGAAAATCACAGATAACTGTGGTAACATTGTAAGGTATATGAGAAATTATATGATAGATGCACTGGCTGAAGCCAAAAAAGCCTATGCCTGCGGTGAGATTCCCATTGGAGCTATTGTTGAAAAAGATGGGACAATCGTTGGCAGAGGGTATAATTTAACAGAAACTTTACAAGACCCGACAGCACATGCAGAATTGATTGCCATACGGGAAGCGGCCAAAGCTTTAGGAGGATGGAGGCTGCTCGGCTGCAATCTATATGTAACCTGCGAGCCGTGCGCCATGTGTGCCGGGGCTATTGTCTGGTCCAGAATGAAAAAAGTTTTTATTGGGGCGATGGATCCCAAGGGCGGAGCTTGCGGCTCAGTGTTTAATATTATTCAGGAAGAAAAGCTGAACCATTTTGTTGAAATGGAAACAGGTGTCATGGAAACAGAATGCTCAAGCCTGTTAAAAGATTTTTTTAAAAATTTACGGCGGCGGGGTTCGAGATGGGATAAGCAAAAGAACTCAGGGCTTACAAAATAGAAAGTGGAGGAACTTAAATGAAAAAATCGATAAGTGCAGTGGCTGCACTGGCGTTATTACTGGTAATGATGACAACATCTCTTTGTTTTGCAGGAACCTTGAAGCTGGAGGATTCTTATCCGAGGGACAATGAAAAGGGAATGCAGGTCGAGAACTCAGGTGTAAAGCTGTACTTCAACCAAAATATGATCAATAAAGAGAACGTGAAAGAAAATTTAAAAAGCTTTAAGCTTACGGATGCAAAAGGAAAGGCTCTGCCGATTCGGGTGGTTTACAGTCCGAAGGAAGAAGGACTGGTTCTTGTTCTTGTGAATAAGCAGACTCTGGCGTCCGACAGTTCGTATAAGCTTTTTATTTCAAAGAATGTAACGGCAGCCTCGGGAGACAGTCTTGGAAAAAATCAGGTGATTCATTTTAATACAATAGATACCAGCTCCTCCATGAAAGCGAATATGGTCATGATGGGCATCATGATGGTGGGTGTTATCTGGGCTTCCAGTAAAGCCGCTAAGAAGCAGGTAGAAAAGGAGAAAGAAGAAGCGGGAGCAGAAGAACCAGTAAATCCGTATAAAGTGGCAAAGGAAACCGGAAAATCCGTAGAAGAAATCGTTGCAAAGGATCAGAAGGAAAAAGAAAAGCATCGAAGAAAGATGGAGAGGAAACTTGCAA
This region of Aminipila luticellarii genomic DNA includes:
- a CDS encoding Ig-like domain-containing protein codes for the protein MKKSISAVAALALLLVMMTTSLCFAGTLKLEDSYPRDNEKGMQVENSGVKLYFNQNMINKENVKENLKSFKLTDAKGKALPIRVVYSPKEEGLVLVLVNKQTLASDSSYKLFISKNVTAASGDSLGKNQVIHFNTIDTSSSMKANMVMMGIMMVGVIWASSKAAKKQVEKEKEEAGAEEPVNPYKVAKETGKSVEEIVAKDQKEKEKHRRKMERKLAREADEDEEDDEIIENDNKRVKGPRPISAGGGTYITGRKAAAEEAARKKALAGTTRPKNKGKKKIINKDQLTL
- a CDS encoding LysM peptidoglycan-binding domain-containing protein, with the translated sequence MNKEVPFRGAMEIPMGRGDTKANSEIAIKELWFDRINAKQIEVNANLFISSSVYGQDKYEVIQNVCFVEAKDEAGRKPGMVVYITKNGDTLWNIAKKYRTTMEMITEINELAADQTLQPGLKLLIVK
- a CDS encoding DUF4368 domain-containing protein, producing MHLFIERVEIGEREAKWSHTAPQEINIYYRDIGLMDSVTEQQTEQKTQSDSPEVA
- the tadA gene encoding tRNA adenosine(34) deaminase TadA — protein: MIDALAEAKKAYACGEIPIGAIVEKDGTIVGRGYNLTETLQDPTAHAELIAIREAAKALGGWRLLGCNLYVTCEPCAMCAGAIVWSRMKKVFIGAMDPKGGACGSVFNIIQEEKLNHFVEMETGVMETECSSLLKDFFKNLRRRGSRWDKQKNSGLTK